DNA sequence from the Thermoanaerobacterales bacterium genome:
ACCGCACCACATGCCGGGCCTTGCCCTCCTCCCGCTTCGCCTCCGAACTTATGTACACCCGCTCGAAGAGGAAATCCCGCAGGGCGTCCATGGCACCCCACACCCGGGGGCTCATGGCGACCCGGGGCCTGTCCCAACTGGCCTCGATCAGGTCGGTGATCATCGTGTTGATCCGTTCCCGGTGTGTCGTTCCGAGCACAGCCAGGCAGTCCGAGGGCAAATCGGCCTGGACCAGCACGCCCCCGCGCAGGGCGTCGTCGATGTCGTGGTTAATGTACGCTATCCGGTCGGCATACCGCACGACCTGCCCTTCAAGGGTCGCCGGGAGCCGCGGCCCGGTGTGGTTGGCGATGCCGTCGCGGACCTCCCAGGTGAGGTTCAGCCCCTTCTCCCCCTCCAGGATCTCGACCACGCGCAGGCTCTGCTCGTTGTGGCGGAAGCCCCCCGGGTGGATGGCGTCCAGGGCCGCCTCCCCGGTGTGCCCGAAGGGGGTGTGCCCCAGGTCGTGGCCCAGGGCAACGGCCTCTGTCAGGTCTTCGTTGAGGCGCAGGGCACGGGCCATAGTGCGCGCGATCTGGGCCACCTCCAGGGTGTGCGTCAGGCGAGTGCGGTAGTGGTCGCCCTCGGGAATGATGAAGACCTGTGTCTTGTGTTTCAGGCGCCGGAAGCTCTTGGAGTGGATGATCCGGTCCCGGTCGCGCTGGAAGGCGGTCCGCACGGGACAGGGCTCCTCGGGGAGTTCCCGCCCCCGTGACGCCCGGCTCCAGCACGCATAAGGCGAAAGGTTCCTTTCCTCCAGTTCCTCGGTCCATTCACGATAGGCCCTTGGCGTCAGCACGACATCCTCGCCCTCCTTATGCTCTCGGGGAGGTGGAACGAAAAACCCGGGGGCCGCTTTCTTCCACCCGGGCTGGCTGTCGTCAGCGCTGGCTTGCGCGTCCTTCAAGGCGCAAGGCCTCGGTGGCGCGAGCGACCTCCACCACCCTGTGGACCAGGATCCGCGTCCGTTTAACGGCCTCGGGATCGCTTTTCGCGGGCGCCTGGCCGCAGGCTCCAAAGTGCCCGGCATCGGTGCCCGTGTATCCGTCGCCGACAATG
Encoded proteins:
- a CDS encoding deoxyguanosinetriphosphate triphosphohydrolase, with translation MLTPRAYREWTEELEERNLSPYACWSRASRGRELPEEPCPVRTAFQRDRDRIIHSKSFRRLKHKTQVFIIPEGDHYRTRLTHTLEVAQIARTMARALRLNEDLTEAVALGHDLGHTPFGHTGEAALDAIHPGGFRHNEQSLRVVEILEGEKGLNLTWEVRDGIANHTGPRLPATLEGQVVRYADRIAYINHDIDDALRGGVLVQADLPSDCLAVLGTTHRERINTMITDLIEASWDRPRVAMSPRVWGAMDALRDFLFERVYISSEAKREEGKARHVVRSLYRYFEAHLDTVPREYRQKAGEAEACRAVCDYIAGMTDRFAVLVFERLFIPRGFPVSP